The region CATGACGGTTAAGATAGTAACTTAATTGTTCATTAATCATTACATAGCCCGGTAGGATCTATAGAATTTAAACGTAATATCTCTATCTTTTGTTCAGCTTGAGTTAGGTCAGTCTGACATTTACGCGCCAGGGTAATCCCTTTTTCATAATATTTGAGCGATTCTTCTAACGTTAAATCACCTTGCTCGAGCTTTTTCACTATTTCATCAAGTTCTAGAAGTGACTTTTCAAACTGGATAGCTTTGGCCATAACCGTCCTGTCTTAATTTAAAAAGATAAGTATACCTAAGAAACGTAGAAATGCTATGTTTTGGCCGGAATGGCTTAAGCCAATCAAGATATGTTATTTTTTAAAAAAAGATAATAAGTCATTAATTCTGAGGATTAACTTGTTGATAAAATTAAATTTATAATTTAAACATAATACTCAAGCCACACAGGCATTACTTTATTTAAATAAGTCATGAATTTCCATAATCCAACTTGATACTCTGTTATCCCAAAAGGATCTGCTTTTAATTCCGGATAGGCAATACCTAAACCAAAAATGCCAGGCGCTATAATACCAATATGTGGATCATAGGAAAAATGGTGTAGTTCGTTAACTGTGAGAGAATTTCGACGTTCAAAGCCTATTGCATAAATAACTTGATCGCATGTAGCCAGATAGGGATGTATATCTTTTGCAAGTATATTATAGCGAACTAAATTAGATGGTAGAGCACCATCAATATATTCCTTTGCCCAAGTCGCTGTTTCCCCCTTAAGTCCTGTATTATCAAATAAAATCCATTTGCCCATATCAATGGCGTAACGACAAGGTGAGCGATAAAAGTTAATCACTTGTTTGGCACCCAGGTCTATTAAATTACGTATTATTATGATGGCTGAATGTGATGAGCCAAAAACGCCATAGGTAAAGTTTAAATCAATAATTTTTTTTAATTTTTGTTTATCAATCGCAATGTCAAAAGGAATAGTAGGTACATTAGAATAATCAAGTGTTGATGGAACTGAACCCGTTGCTAAAATAACCTGACTTGCTATAAATTTATCGGACTCTGTTGATAGTATCCACTTTTTATTATCCATTATCATGCATTTAATAGTGCCCAATTTACATACAACTTTATTGCAAAGTTGTTTAGTAATCCATTGTAGTGGTTCAACAACTTCTTTTAATATACAGGTTTTATCTTTCTGTAGGTTAGCTAAATTAAATTGCTCAGCAATAACATGATAATTGAAAGCTGTTGAATCGTAGAGAAAGCGATTGAATTTCTCTACCGTTGTATTACTAGATACATTGGACCAAAGCCTGCCTAAATCGCCCACTTTAAAATAAGGATCAACCCACAAAATATCTTCAGGTTCAATGCCTGCATCAATTAATTTACCTACTGCTGCAATTCCAGCTGGGCCTGCACCAACTACTGCCCATTTAAAATATTGAATGGTCATTTGCTACTTTAATTAGGGTAAGTGTAGTATGATCAAAATTGTAGAAGTTAGCTGCCAATTTAACAAGTTATGTTTTAATGTATGAAGACTAAAATCCGATTTATTTGTAGCCAATGTGCTTGTACTTTTGCACAGTGGGCTGGCCATTGTACTCAGTGCGGTGCCTGGAATTCTATTGTTGAAGAAAATGTTATTAAAGTTGAAAAAAGTCCTCGCTTTAGTAACTACGCTAATCAACGCTCAACAATTACTTCTTTAGAAGATGTAACTATTGATCATGAAGCACGTATGGACTGCGGATTATCCGAACTAAATCGGGTTTTAGGTGGTGGCCTGGTAGAAGGATCAGTAGTCTTGATTGGGGGTGATCCGGGCATAGGAAAATCAACTCTGCTGCTACAAACATTAGCTAATCTTTCTGAGCATAACAAGATACTTTATGTAACAGGTGAAGAGTCGTTACAACAAGTTGCTATGCGTGCTAAGCGACTACAACTACCTACAGCTAAACTAAGGTTACTGGCTGAAACTCAAGTTGAAACTATTATTAATCATGCGCAAAAAGAGTTACCTAAAGTCATGGTTATTGATTCAATTCAAACTATTTTTACGGAGGCAATTAGTTCGGCCCCAGGTGGGGTAGGACAAGTGCGTGAATCAGCAGCACAATTAGTAAGGTTTGCTAAGATGACGCAAACAGCTGTTTTTTTAGTTGGCCATGTAACTAAGGAAGGCGCTATTGCTGGACCTCGTGTGCTAGAACATATGGTGGATAGTGTTTTATATTTTGAAGGTCAAAGTGACAATCGTTTTCGAGTGATTAGGGCAATAAAAAATCGTTTTGGCGCAGTTAATGAGTTAGGCATTTTTGCCATGACAGATAGAGGATTAAAAGAAGTTGCTAATCCTTCAGCCATTTTTCTATCTAAACAACCTGATCCTACCCCTGGAAGTGCAGTTATGGTTACGTGGGAAGGTTCAAGGCCTATGTTAGTTGAAGTACAAGCCTTAGTAGATGAAGCACATGGGCAACAACCAAAACGAGTAACTGCAGGTCTTGAGCACAATCGCTTAGCAATTTTGTTGGCTGTGTTACATAGACATGGTGGTATCGCTACTTTTGACCAAGATGTGTTTATCAATGTTGTAGGCGGCGTCAAAGTTACAGAGACGGGTAGCGATTTAGCGCTATTAGCCGCTGTCGTTTCAAGCTTACGTAATCGAGTTTTTGATCCTGAAACAATTATTTTTGGTGAAATAGGTTTAGCAGGCGAGATTCGTCCAGTGCAAAGTGGACAAGAACGATTACGAGAAGCCGCAAAACACGGTTTTAAAAGGGCGATTATTCCTTTTGCTAACGCGCCTAAAGCCAAACATGGACTTCCGCTTGAAATTGAAGCTGTGAAGCATTTGCAAGAAGTACTTGTTAAGTTATAAATAAATTGCAATCAATAGAGCTCTAATTAATGTTGGTCGAAGTAATCTGCTCGAACACCGTAAATAGAGCAATTCAGTGTTTTATCAGATTGCTGCTCCCATGTCGGTTTATCTAAAACAGCACTTGCATCTTGATAACCCATATCCATTCTTAATTTAATTACTGCTTCAATAAAATTATAATCTTTAAAAGAATGAGAATAAGGCGTTGCATGATGAATAATATGTACAATACTAAGTCGTTTACGATGGCCTAATTTTAGTATTTTTTGAACTTCAGGATCCTCTTTCGCTTCTGGTGTTAGTTTGTCTCCTAAATATTGAATAGCTGCTTGTAGATTCTGCTTAACTGTATAAACATTGGTTAACCTTCGCGAATGACTAGCATAACGAATATCTTTTTGTCTTTCTTCGATTTGATCCATCGTTTGCGGCAGGCGGCCTTGTAAACTGAAACAATCCACAACAAAACAGAGTGTATCGAGCTGTGGTAGAGCATCTAATACGGTAACAAGCGGTGTGTTTGCATAGATTCCACCATCCCAGTAATAATCTTCACCAATTTTTATTGCTGGAAATCCTGGCGGTAATGCGCCACTAGCCATTACATGATCTACTGTAATTGGGCATTTTTGGTTATTAAAAAAAACCATTTGTCCTGAAGTAATATTTACGGCACCCAAGCATAAAGTAATTTTTTTATTTTGATTAATTCTATCGAAGTCTATATGTCTTTCTAAGGTATCGCGTAATTCTGAGGTGTCATAGTAACTTAAATGATCAGGTGAATCTTGGGTTAACGCATGGGGTGGAATAAAACGTGGCTTAAAAAAGCCTTCCAAACCAAATAAAAGAGAATACATAGCCCCAACATGATTATGCATATGATGCGTATATTCAGACATATTAAAATCAAAGAAAGCATCTATTAATAACTTAGGCGTTATAGTTTCCCAGAAACTAATTAATTTATCTAACTGTGTTTCAGGAGGATTACCAGCAATAATGGCAGAATTAATGGCACCTATAGAGACACCGGTTAAATAATTAGGTAGGTAACCACGCTCACGAATAGCTCGATAAGCGCCCACCTGATAAGCGCCTAATGCACCTCCGCCTTGAAAAACACAAGCAATTCGATCGTAATGCTGTTTCTCATGCAATGGTTTTTCTGGCTGATTAATATAACTAATTGCTTCTTTATGATGCTTACTGTTATCTTTTTTTGCCCGAGTCATATTAACATCCCTGCAGCGTCACTTTTTATTAGTATATACTGAGAATTAATATAAGGTAGCAATTTTTAATGATTGTAACGCTTGAACAAGAGGTAAAAGGGGTAGTCCTTGAATCGTGCTATCTTGACCCTCTACGTTAGTAAATAGCCATTTAGCTCTACTTTCATAGTTATACGCACCACAGCTTTGATAGGGTTTATCTGCTTGTAAATAGGTTTCTATGGTTTGATCACTTATTAGTTTCATACTTAATAATGCGATGTCTTGCCCTTCAAAAAGAAGTTTTCCCGCTTTGGCAATGCAAAACGCTGCAATTTGTTGATGCGTTTTACCTCGTAATTGACGAAGATGTGAAGTAGCGACTTCGTGATTTTCTGGTTTATCAAAATAACAATTATCCATAACGCAGATTTGATCAGCTGCGATCACATAAGAATCTGGATACTTTCTACTAACTATTAATGCCTTATCAGCAGCTAGTGCACGTGCTAATTCTATAGGCGTACTATATGCTAACTGGTTTTTCAATAAAGCTTCATCACTGTTAGATGGAATAACTTTAAATTCTAAGCCAAGCGATTTAAGTAACTGTTTTCTAATTTTTGAGCCAGAGGCTAGAATTAGGGGTTTTTGAATTAAAAAATTAGACATAAATAGCAACCGAAGCCATTAATAAAAAGCCAATTATGACGAAACTAAAATCTCGAAGATTACAACAGCGTTCAACCATGACACACTTTTCCAACCCATGTAACGTTCCTAAATAAAGAAATGTACCGGCAGAGGCAGCCATTAAGATTGGATCAAATAAAGAATGGGTTTCAACGCCACGCCCAAAATACCATCCTATAAAAATGCCAATGGGGGTCATTAAACAAAAACTTAAAAAGAAAAATAAACGCTTAGACATGCTAAGCGAACTTTTATTTAATTGAATCGAGATAGCAAAGCTTTCAGCCCATTTATGGGTAATGATCGCTAAAAAAAGCATGATAATTAAAGAGTTACTTGCATTTAAGCCAAGAGCTGCCCCTAGCATTAAAGAGTGAATGGATAACATAGCCCATGCAAGGATAGCAAAAGCGGGATGATTTGCTGCATGATGGTGATAAAGCTCTTTTCCTAGATGCTCAAACCATAAAAAGAATAAAAAAACAATGCCGGTAATAATATAAGCGAAGGGATAATCATAGCCTAATTCATTAAATAAATGATTGGCATCTGGAAGCATATGTAATAAGCCCGCGCCTAAAAAAATACCTGTAGCTAATGTTTCTCCAATAGGAAAATCAATATGTTCTTCCGCATAACGGGATCTTTTTTTAAAAGGGTACCATCCTGCTAAAAGAATAACAGCGACTATTGCTAAACCGAAAATTATTTTTAAACTAGTCGCAATTGGCATTTTTATCTCTCATGAAAGCTTAAATTTAAACAGTCTGAATAATAGAAGCAAGGTTAGTGATTGGCAATAAATTTATCTTCATAAAGTAAACAAATCTTTTTTATAAAAGGTTGCTGTTTTATATTTTTTTCAAGGAAGGCTGATAATTCAGTTAATTTATTATCTGAGTCTAAATAATTGTGTACCAAATCAATACGCATTTTGCCGTCAAGATAATGTAGAGTCCAATACTTAATATCTGGAAATTGTTCCTTCCAGGAATTTAATAAAGTTTTTTCTAATAAAGTACGGTTAGGAAGGTGAAGAGATGGGCAATTAATTTCATCATCTTCGGGATCGACATGAACAATAACATCATTAATACGTTTAAATTGATTCATTAACAAATGATGAACGTGTTGAGCAATATAGTGGCCCTCAGAGACGGAGATAAAAGGAGAAACTAAAATATGAACATCAATTAAAATATCGCCACCCATTAGTCGACTGCGTAGTTGATGAATACGCTGCACGCCATCAATTTGTTCAATGACCGCGCTAATTTCCTTTAAAATTTCAGGTTCTACTGCTGTATCAACTAATTCTTTGACACTATTCCACCCATAAGCTAGGCCCATTTTAATAATCATTAAACCGACAATAATAGCAGCTACGGCATCTAGATAAGAAAAGCCCATAAAACTACCTATAATACCTATAGTAACCACCAGCGAGGAAGCAGCGTCTGAACGATGGTGCCAAGCATTAGCTGTAATAAGGGGCGACTGAATTTTTTTGCCAATATGGCGGGTATAATGAAATAAGATTTCATTAAAGAGCACAGAAAATAAAGCGATGAATAAAGTTATTCGAGCTGGTATATTACGCACACCTGCCAGCAGTTCATTTACCGCATCCCAAGCAATGCCAAAGCCTGTAAGAATCAATAATAAAGCAAGTAGGAGAGTCGCTGCTGTTTCAATACGTTGATGGCCATAAGGGTGAGAACTATCAGCGTCTTGACTGCCAAATTTAGAAGCAAAAATAACCATGACATCTGTAATTAAATCAGCAAAAGAGTGCATTCCATCGGCAGCTAATGCATGTGAATGGTAAAGCAATCCGCCTACTAATTTAATTATTCCCAGGAATGCATTAATAACTGCGCCAATTAAAGTTACTCTTTTCGCTTCTTGATAACGCTCAGACATTGGTTATCCTCTTAAACAATCATAGATTTAAAAACAGCTGTTATAGGTCTATATCTGGTTAATAATTGTAATGCAAATGAGAATAAGCTCTAAGATTTATTTTTGATTTTTAAAAATTTATTAAATAATAAGTAGAATTAAGTAGATGAGAAATAAAATTTTTAGTGTGCATTATAGCTTTAGGTATTTGAATGAAAAATTAATGAAATTGAGTTATAGCGCTTAGTTATAAGCGCTGCTTTAATAAAATATCTTTCATTTAAACTATTAGGCTTTAAGCTGATTACCTGAGCTTAAATCTAAACCTAAGTCTTCCACTGATTTTCTTCCATCAAAGACATCCCGTAAACTCACGTTTATATCTATACCTTTTTCTTGCCGTACAAGTTCAGCCACCTCGCGTTTAGCTTCACTCAATTTACTATTAAATGTATTAAATTGGGCTCTTTCTTTATGTGGAGTTCTCTCCGACATAAGGCCAACATTTAAATTTTTAGGATTAGCTACTATTTCAGCAATATCAGAATACTTTCTTAATTCAGCGATTTTTTTTTGAGTGCGCCCTATTTGTTCAGGATTGCCGTCTAAATTATCTAAAATCTTTTTCATTAATTCAACTCTTTGTGTATAATTAAGCCTCATAATATTCCCCTATTATACATATTGATCTAAATTATAACATAAAATCCGCTTTTTTCTAAACTCGTGTTTGTAACTTATTTAGTTAAAATTAAAGTGGCGATGATTAAGACAAAAATGCGTATTCATTAAATTTTGAAGTTGGTAAGAACTAAACCACCTCTCTAAACCACGTATTTATAAGGATTTTAAGAGCCTATACACAAGGTTATCCACAGAATTTGTGGATAACGAAGAAATCTAATATTTTTAAAATTAAGCTGTTAAGCTATATCCAGTAAGGATTTTGCTTAAAAAGTATGTTAATAAAAAGAGCGTTCAGGAAAAAAAGAGAATTAGTTATCCACA is a window of Legionella busanensis DNA encoding:
- a CDS encoding Maf family protein, which gives rise to MSNFLIQKPLILASGSKIRKQLLKSLGLEFKVIPSNSDEALLKNQLAYSTPIELARALAADKALIVSRKYPDSYVIAADQICVMDNCYFDKPENHEVATSHLRQLRGKTHQQIAAFCIAKAGKLLFEGQDIALLSMKLISDQTIETYLQADKPYQSCGAYNYESRAKWLFTNVEGQDSTIQGLPLLPLVQALQSLKIATLY
- a CDS encoding ZIP family metal transporter — translated: MPIATSLKIIFGLAIVAVILLAGWYPFKKRSRYAEEHIDFPIGETLATGIFLGAGLLHMLPDANHLFNELGYDYPFAYIITGIVFLFFLWFEHLGKELYHHHAANHPAFAILAWAMLSIHSLMLGAALGLNASNSLIIMLFLAIITHKWAESFAISIQLNKSSLSMSKRLFFFLSFCLMTPIGIFIGWYFGRGVETHSLFDPILMAASAGTFLYLGTLHGLEKCVMVERCCNLRDFSFVIIGFLLMASVAIYV
- a CDS encoding patatin-like phospholipase family protein; this translates as MTRAKKDNSKHHKEAISYINQPEKPLHEKQHYDRIACVFQGGGALGAYQVGAYRAIRERGYLPNYLTGVSIGAINSAIIAGNPPETQLDKLISFWETITPKLLIDAFFDFNMSEYTHHMHNHVGAMYSLLFGLEGFFKPRFIPPHALTQDSPDHLSYYDTSELRDTLERHIDFDRINQNKKITLCLGAVNITSGQMVFFNNQKCPITVDHVMASGALPPGFPAIKIGEDYYWDGGIYANTPLVTVLDALPQLDTLCFVVDCFSLQGRLPQTMDQIEERQKDIRYASHSRRLTNVYTVKQNLQAAIQYLGDKLTPEAKEDPEVQKILKLGHRKRLSIVHIIHHATPYSHSFKDYNFIEAVIKLRMDMGYQDASAVLDKPTWEQQSDKTLNCSIYGVRADYFDQH
- the radA gene encoding DNA repair protein RadA, coding for MKTKIRFICSQCACTFAQWAGHCTQCGAWNSIVEENVIKVEKSPRFSNYANQRSTITSLEDVTIDHEARMDCGLSELNRVLGGGLVEGSVVLIGGDPGIGKSTLLLQTLANLSEHNKILYVTGEESLQQVAMRAKRLQLPTAKLRLLAETQVETIINHAQKELPKVMVIDSIQTIFTEAISSAPGGVGQVRESAAQLVRFAKMTQTAVFLVGHVTKEGAIAGPRVLEHMVDSVLYFEGQSDNRFRVIRAIKNRFGAVNELGIFAMTDRGLKEVANPSAIFLSKQPDPTPGSAVMVTWEGSRPMLVEVQALVDEAHGQQPKRVTAGLEHNRLAILLAVLHRHGGIATFDQDVFINVVGGVKVTETGSDLALLAAVVSSLRNRVFDPETIIFGEIGLAGEIRPVQSGQERLREAAKHGFKRAIIPFANAPKAKHGLPLEIEAVKHLQEVLVKL
- a CDS encoding cation diffusion facilitator family transporter, which gives rise to MSERYQEAKRVTLIGAVINAFLGIIKLVGGLLYHSHALAADGMHSFADLITDVMVIFASKFGSQDADSSHPYGHQRIETAATLLLALLLILTGFGIAWDAVNELLAGVRNIPARITLFIALFSVLFNEILFHYTRHIGKKIQSPLITANAWHHRSDAASSLVVTIGIIGSFMGFSYLDAVAAIIVGLMIIKMGLAYGWNSVKELVDTAVEPEILKEISAVIEQIDGVQRIHQLRSRLMGGDILIDVHILVSPFISVSEGHYIAQHVHHLLMNQFKRINDVIVHVDPEDDEINCPSLHLPNRTLLEKTLLNSWKEQFPDIKYWTLHYLDGKMRIDLVHNYLDSDNKLTELSAFLEKNIKQQPFIKKICLLYEDKFIANH
- a CDS encoding FAD/NAD(P)-binding protein, producing MTIQYFKWAVVGAGPAGIAAVGKLIDAGIEPEDILWVDPYFKVGDLGRLWSNVSSNTTVEKFNRFLYDSTAFNYHVIAEQFNLANLQKDKTCILKEVVEPLQWITKQLCNKVVCKLGTIKCMIMDNKKWILSTESDKFIASQVILATGSVPSTLDYSNVPTIPFDIAIDKQKLKKIIDLNFTYGVFGSSHSAIIIIRNLIDLGAKQVINFYRSPCRYAIDMGKWILFDNTGLKGETATWAKEYIDGALPSNLVRYNILAKDIHPYLATCDQVIYAIGFERRNSLTVNELHHFSYDPHIGIIAPGIFGLGIAYPELKADPFGITEYQVGLWKFMTYLNKVMPVWLEYYV
- a CDS encoding exodeoxyribonuclease VII small subunit, coding for MAKAIQFEKSLLELDEIVKKLEQGDLTLEESLKYYEKGITLARKCQTDLTQAEQKIEILRLNSIDPTGLCND